From a region of the Alnus glutinosa chromosome 1, dhAlnGlut1.1, whole genome shotgun sequence genome:
- the LOC133853852 gene encoding aspartic proteinase-like protein 1 isoform X3 — MFRFLLHWMLEAICFGSLVSAFNVLPCLPVTIVCWCSLVFGASIMQDKDLSEYSPSFSSTSKHLPCSHNLCKLSTNCKGLKEPCPYIAEYETENTSSSGFLVEDKLHLASVSDHATQNHVQASVILGCGRKQSGGYLDGAAPDGVMGLGPGAISVPSLLAKAGLVQNSFSLCFDEDDSGRIFFGDVGLATQQSTPFLPIAGKFDTYFVGLEHYCVGSFCLKLTQFQALVDSGSSFTYLPAKIYEKIVSEFDKQVTATRINQSESTWEYCYNVSSQELHSVPTMRLMFIMNQSFIVNNPFYSFPVNQGFTIFCLTLQRADSDYGVIGQNFMMGYHLVFDRENLKLGWSKSNCQDMIGEEVHLTPPPNDGSPNPLPTTQQQSIPKTPAVAPALAGRASSNSSVAVHCQIPSRLCLMSSLVVLLFLCAGHLIKSLFDL, encoded by the exons GTGCTCCCTCGTATTTGGGGCATCTATAATGCAGGATAAGGATCTGAGTGAGTATAGTCCATCTTTCTCAAGCACCAGCAAGCACCTACCTTGCAGTCATAATTTGTGCAAACTGAGTACCAATTGTAAAGGTCTGAAAGAGCCCTGCCCATATATTGCTGAATATGAaactgaaaatacatcaagttCTGGATTTTTGGTCGAGGACAAGTTACATTTGGCATCCGTTAGCGATCATGCAACACAAAATCATGTGCAGGCTTCAGTCATTTTGGG CTGTGGTAGGAAACAAAGTGGTGGCTATCTGGATGGAGCTGCCCCTGATGGTGTAATGGGATTGGGACCTGGGGCCATTTCAGTTCCAAGTTTGCTTGCAAAAGCAGGATTGGTTCAAAATTCTTTTTCACTTTGttttgatgaggatgattctgGGAGAATTTTCTTTGGGGATGTAGGGCTTGCCACCCAACAATCTACGCCATTCTTGCCTATTGCAGGAAAATT TGACACCTATTTTGTTGGATTAGAGCATTATTGTGTTGGGAGTTTCTGTCTCAAGCTAACCCAGTTCCAAGCACTGGTTGACAGTGGCTCATCCTTCACCTATCTTCCAgccaaaatttatgaaaaaattgtTTCGGAG TTTGACAAACAAGTGACTGCTACCAGGATTAATCAATCTGAAAGCACGTGGGAGTACTGCTATAATGTCAG TTCACAGGAATTGCATAGCGTTCCTACCATGAGACTCATGTTTATTATGAACCAAAGCTTTATAGTCAATAATCCTTTTTATTCCTTCCCCGTGAATCAG GGATTTACTATATTCTGCTTAACTCTACAACGCGCAGATTCTGACTATGGTGTTATTGGCC AAAACTTCATGATGGGTTATCATCTGGTTTTTGATAGGGAAAATTTGAAGTTGGGTTGGTCAAAATCCAATT GTCAAGATATGATTGGTGAGGAAGTCCATCTCACACCTCCGCCAAATGATGGATCGCCAAACCCGTTGCCAACCACCCAGCAGCAGAGCATTCCCAAGACTCCTGCAGTTGCGCCTGCTCTTGCTGGGAGGGCTTCATCGAATTCCTCTGTAGCTGTGCACTGTCAAATTCCCTCCAGGCTCTGTTTGATGAGTTCGTTAGTAGTGCTACTATTTCTGTGTGCCGGTCACCTAATCAAATCTCTCTTTGACTTGTAA